In one window of Chryseobacterium phocaeense DNA:
- a CDS encoding AraC family transcriptional regulator: METGWQLIYISGVSIALFIFILLITKQKKNTADKILTLWFFFALAHLIFITGYASGFICQFPSFIGWELPLPFLHGPFLYLYILFLSGQQRYRWAYLLHFIPAVLTSVLLAFILPGIQSDQLMLSVYQPLFRAIIACIMISGVVYVVLSLFLLYRHRQNIRGQFSNTDKITLNWMRYLISGMGVIWIVVIFMQSPRALYVAVALFIFFIGYFGIRQAGIFSNPASVHSVVLPTTLEVMEVPEKNEIITEVADRVKYEKTKLEDTKAAGIQSRLEQLMKEQEYYKDPELTLGDLAKMLDIHPGVLSQVINSKEGKNFYDYINTFRVEAFKQLLLDPESRQYTLLALAFECGFSSKTSFNRNFKKITQMSPSSYVKQQRIEMQDGD, from the coding sequence ATGGAAACAGGCTGGCAACTTATCTATATAAGTGGAGTTTCAATAGCTCTGTTTATTTTCATCCTGCTGATCACTAAGCAGAAAAAGAACACAGCAGACAAGATTCTGACGCTGTGGTTTTTTTTCGCATTGGCTCATTTGATTTTTATTACAGGGTATGCTTCAGGTTTTATCTGCCAGTTTCCTTCGTTTATCGGATGGGAGTTGCCTTTACCTTTTTTACACGGTCCGTTTCTCTACCTTTACATTTTGTTTCTGAGCGGCCAGCAGCGCTACCGATGGGCTTATCTGCTGCATTTTATTCCGGCTGTACTTACCTCTGTTCTGCTGGCATTTATTCTTCCGGGAATCCAGTCAGATCAACTGATGCTATCTGTCTATCAGCCATTGTTCCGGGCAATTATCGCGTGTATTATGATTTCAGGTGTTGTATATGTAGTCCTGTCCCTTTTCTTATTGTACAGACACCGGCAAAATATCAGGGGACAATTCTCAAATACCGATAAAATTACGCTTAACTGGATGCGGTACCTGATTTCAGGAATGGGAGTGATCTGGATTGTTGTGATCTTTATGCAGTCACCAAGGGCCCTGTATGTTGCAGTGGCATTATTTATTTTTTTCATCGGATATTTTGGGATCCGCCAGGCTGGAATTTTTTCCAATCCGGCATCCGTACATTCAGTAGTTCTTCCCACCACACTTGAAGTCATGGAAGTACCGGAAAAAAACGAGATCATCACAGAGGTTGCGGACCGTGTGAAGTATGAAAAAACAAAACTGGAAGACACTAAAGCCGCTGGAATTCAATCCCGCCTGGAGCAGCTTATGAAGGAGCAGGAATATTATAAAGATCCCGAGCTTACGTTGGGTGATCTTGCCAAAATGCTTGATATACACCCGGGAGTATTGTCGCAGGTCATCAATTCAAAGGAAGGGAAAAACTTTTACGATTATATCAATACTTTCAGAGTGGAAGCTTTCAAGCAACTTCTCCTGGACCCGGAAAGCAGGCAATATACGTTACTGGCCCTGGCTTTTGAGTGTGGATTCAGCTCAAAAACAAGTTTTAACCGGAATTTTAAGAAAATTACCCAGATGTCTCCCAGCAGCTATGTGAAGCAGCAGCGGATAGAGATGCAGGACGGGGATTAG
- a CDS encoding aspartate carbamoyltransferase catalytic subunit, with the protein MFTITELSTERINRILTEALAFANGKTAKIEGEVFCSNLFFEDSTRTKTSFDMAERKLGLQVVPFDASNSSVNKGESLYDTVKTIQSIGVNLVVIRDKKDRYFEELKNISIPVINGGDGTGNHPSQCMLDLMTIFQEFGKFEGLKIGIVGDVKHSRVANSNAEALRRLGAKVYFSGPEDWFDEGALINGTYLPVDQLIKEVDVLMLLRIQHERHDAKMSFSASEYHRKYGLTKEREKAMKDSAIIMHPAPINRGVEIDTDLVECERSRVFKQMQNGVFARMAILKEALEKEGYTFKEL; encoded by the coding sequence ATGTTTACGATTACAGAACTAAGCACCGAGAGAATCAACAGGATACTGACCGAAGCACTGGCTTTTGCCAACGGGAAAACTGCAAAAATTGAAGGAGAGGTTTTCTGCTCAAATCTTTTCTTTGAAGACAGCACAAGAACAAAGACAAGCTTTGATATGGCAGAAAGAAAACTGGGTCTGCAGGTCGTGCCATTTGATGCTTCCAACAGTTCTGTAAACAAAGGCGAAAGTCTTTATGATACGGTGAAAACCATTCAGAGCATTGGAGTAAACCTGGTGGTGATCAGAGATAAGAAAGACCGTTACTTTGAAGAACTAAAAAATATCAGTATTCCGGTGATCAATGGAGGAGACGGAACGGGAAATCACCCTTCCCAATGCATGCTGGATCTGATGACCATCTTCCAGGAGTTCGGAAAGTTTGAAGGACTGAAAATAGGAATTGTAGGGGATGTAAAACACAGCCGTGTCGCCAACTCAAATGCTGAAGCACTAAGAAGACTGGGCGCCAAGGTATACTTCTCCGGACCAGAGGACTGGTTTGATGAAGGTGCTTTAATTAACGGAACTTACCTTCCGGTAGATCAGCTGATCAAAGAAGTGGATGTACTGATGCTGCTGAGAATTCAGCACGAGAGACACGATGCGAAAATGAGTTTTTCAGCCTCAGAATACCATAGAAAATATGGTCTGACCAAAGAAAGGGAAAAAGCAATGAAAGACTCTGCGATCATTATGCATCCAGCTCCGATCAACAGAGGTGTAGAGATTGATACAGACCTTGTGGAATGTGAGCGTTCCAGAGTATTCAAACAGATGCAGAATGGTGTTTTCGCTAGAATGGCCATCTTAAAAGAAGCACTGGAAAAAGAAGGATATACCTTTAAAGAATTGTAA
- the argH gene encoding argininosuccinate lyase → MKKIWQKDDLATNILVNKFTVGKDLDFDERLAKYDVKGSMAHCKMLAETGIITGEESEQMLAVLADILKDIQNGSFEIDKEAEDIHSQIESILIEKLGDTGKKIHTARSRNDQVLLDIKLYLLDEVREITALTDEFFQILIKLADQHKNVLLPGYTHLQIAMPSSFGLWFGAYAEALLDDIELLFSVKNIISKNPLGSAAGYGSSFPIDRESTTYNLGFQSMNYNAVYAQMTRGKSEKMLSMAMATLAGTLGKFAYDVCLYLSQNFDFISFPKEFTTGSSIMPHKKNPDIFELVRARCGRIQSLPNELILLTNNLPSGYHRDVQLTKEILFPAIDSLKECLEILSYTLPNIEVKDGILEDEKYKYLFSVEKINEEVKKGSSFRDAYVKVGQEIENNEFEFEPGNLEHTHQGSIGNLCLDKIEYQFNKLKNKLLG, encoded by the coding sequence ATGAAAAAAATATGGCAGAAGGATGACCTTGCCACCAATATATTAGTCAACAAATTTACAGTAGGTAAAGATCTCGACTTTGATGAACGTTTAGCAAAATATGACGTTAAAGGTTCTATGGCACATTGCAAAATGCTCGCGGAAACCGGAATTATTACCGGAGAGGAATCAGAGCAGATGCTTGCTGTTTTAGCAGATATTTTAAAGGATATACAGAACGGAAGCTTTGAAATTGATAAAGAAGCGGAAGATATCCACTCTCAGATTGAATCAATTCTTATTGAAAAGCTGGGGGATACAGGAAAGAAGATCCATACGGCAAGATCCCGGAATGACCAGGTTTTGCTGGATATAAAGTTGTATCTGTTGGATGAGGTCCGGGAAATTACTGCTCTGACTGATGAATTTTTCCAGATCCTGATCAAACTGGCTGATCAGCATAAAAATGTATTGCTACCGGGTTACACACACCTTCAGATTGCAATGCCGTCTTCATTCGGGTTATGGTTTGGAGCTTATGCAGAAGCACTGCTGGATGATATTGAACTGTTGTTTTCGGTGAAGAATATCATCAGCAAAAATCCGCTGGGTTCAGCTGCCGGTTACGGCTCATCTTTCCCGATAGACCGTGAAAGTACAACCTACAACTTAGGATTTCAGTCGATGAACTATAATGCTGTGTATGCGCAGATGACCCGCGGAAAATCCGAAAAGATGCTGTCTATGGCAATGGCCACGCTGGCAGGTACGCTTGGGAAATTTGCATATGATGTATGTTTATATTTAAGTCAGAATTTCGATTTTATAAGCTTTCCGAAAGAATTTACAACCGGAAGCAGCATTATGCCCCACAAAAAGAACCCAGATATTTTTGAACTGGTCCGTGCACGGTGCGGCAGAATTCAGTCCTTACCGAATGAGCTGATCCTGCTGACGAATAATTTACCGTCCGGATATCACAGAGATGTTCAGCTGACGAAAGAAATTCTTTTCCCGGCTATTGATTCATTAAAAGAATGCCTGGAAATTTTAAGTTATACGCTTCCAAATATTGAAGTCAAAGACGGAATTCTGGAAGATGAAAAATATAAATACCTTTTCAGCGTGGAGAAGATCAATGAAGAAGTCAAAAAAGGAAGCTCATTCCGTGATGCTTATGTAAAAGTAGGGCAGGAGATTGAAAATAATGAATTTGAGTTTGAACCCGGAAATCTTGAGCATACCCATCAGGGCAGCATTGGAAATCTATGTCTCGATAAAATAGAATATCAGTTTAATAAGCTGAAAAATAAATTATTGGGTTGA
- a CDS encoding T9SS type A sorting domain-containing protein → MYKNLLNIKNIVAGAMILSAGVMNAQQWEINGNSGITNANYVGTRESAYLFLRTDGSSSNPGQAFLTSPGSFVVDAVNYSNGVKAKGSIITGGQNMLGGNANSSIVGGWGNSLQTGGGANLVVGQTNTILNDAGKSIALGWNNIVRASNQFAIGVGVDLKSEYSGGFGVDLVATGNRSFVIGTGTHASTKLTNSIPYSIMFGLSKNSTMLIKDQLVGVRTTDPTANFHTVGTVRLQDLPNGSGNALVVDADGNVMVASTALSKQANDQTVTELQNQIDDLKLQVDELKNLLLKQTGIKDISLSNSAKLYQNVPNPVKGETNIRYYIPDGSKNSIIEIYSVSGQLVKSIPIKETGDGNIAVSNIKSGMYLYRLSVEGKIIDTKKMLIQD, encoded by the coding sequence ATGTACAAAAATTTATTAAACATTAAAAATATTGTTGCAGGAGCAATGATATTATCCGCTGGAGTAATGAATGCCCAACAATGGGAAATTAATGGAAATTCAGGTATCACAAACGCTAATTATGTGGGAACAAGGGAGTCTGCATACTTATTTTTAAGAACTGACGGTTCCTCTTCTAATCCAGGGCAGGCTTTTTTGACGAGTCCCGGATCCTTTGTTGTAGACGCGGTAAATTACTCTAATGGAGTAAAAGCCAAGGGCAGTATTATTACCGGAGGGCAAAACATGCTTGGAGGAAATGCAAACAGTTCAATAGTTGGAGGCTGGGGAAATAGCCTGCAGACAGGCGGAGGAGCAAATCTTGTTGTAGGACAAACAAATACTATATTAAACGATGCAGGAAAGTCAATAGCACTGGGTTGGAATAATATTGTCAGAGCTTCAAACCAATTTGCCATTGGAGTTGGAGTAGATCTGAAATCTGAATATTCCGGTGGATTCGGAGTAGATCTTGTTGCAACAGGAAACCGGTCTTTTGTTATTGGAACAGGAACACACGCTTCCACAAAACTTACAAATTCAATTCCATACTCTATCATGTTCGGACTTTCTAAAAATTCAACGATGCTGATTAAAGATCAGCTGGTTGGTGTTCGTACAACTGATCCAACAGCTAATTTCCATACGGTGGGAACCGTTCGCTTACAGGATCTTCCAAACGGATCCGGAAATGCTTTGGTAGTAGATGCTGACGGAAATGTTATGGTAGCTTCTACTGCATTATCAAAACAGGCTAATGACCAAACCGTAACTGAATTGCAAAACCAGATTGATGACCTGAAGCTACAGGTTGATGAATTAAAAAACCTTTTATTAAAACAAACCGGAATAAAGGATATTTCATTAAGCAACAGTGCTAAACTTTATCAGAATGTACCGAATCCTGTAAAAGGAGAAACAAACATCAGATATTATATTCCCGATGGTAGTAAAAACAGCATTATAGAAATTTACTCCGTATCAGGCCAGTTGGTAAAATCTATTCCAATAAAAGAAACCGGCGATGGTAACATTGCAGTAAGCAATATAAAATCCGGGATGTATCTGTACAGGCTATCGGTTGAAGGGAAAATTATTGATACAAAAAAAATGCTTATTCAGGATTAA
- the carB gene encoding carbamoyl-phosphate synthase large subunit, with product MKRNDIKTILVIGSGPIIIGQAAEFDYAGTQACLSLREEGYKVILINSNPATIMTDVEIADKVYIEPISLQFVSHIIRKERPDALLPTLGGQTGLNMAVELEKSGILEECKVEVLGTKLSAINRAEDRDLFRELMRELNEPVPESDIVNTVEGALRFADEIGYPVIVRPAFTMGGTGGGIASNETELKEIAELGLKYSPVTQCLIEKSIAGFKEIEYEVMRDANDNAIVVCNMENIDPVGVHTGDSIVVAPSQTLSDREYQLLRNASLKIIRALGIEGGCNVQLALDPHSFDYYIIEVNPRVSRSSALASKATGYPIAKIAAKIAVGLTLDEIMNPVTGKTYACFEPALDYVVTKFPRFPFDKFETADRRLSTQMKATGEVMAIGRNFEESLQKAIRSLETGIRHLGLKTKQAEALTAEEIERRIRVCDDERLFIIGDALRRGYDWEQIVEWSKIDKFFIWKLKKLVDFEKVIAANKFDKATVIEAKKLGFADMNIAYLWEVKQREVFDFRKENGIMPVYKMVDTCAAEFESETPYFYGTYEEENESVVSDKEKIIVLGSGPIRIGQGVEFDYATVHSVWAIKEMGYEAIIINNNPETVSTDFSISDKLYFEPLTEEDVMNIIDLEKPKGVVVQFGGQTAINLADKLASHGVQILGTSLEDLDRAENRDKFEKALQEMGIPQPLGKTSTSKEEAIKIANEIGYPVLVRPSYVLGGRAMEIVYGEAELAYYMENAVEASPKHPVLVDKYMVGKEIEIDAICDGETVVIPGIMEHIERAGVHSGDSIAVYPTQNVSQKEIDTLVDYTQRLAKGLNVIGLMNIQYVLFEGNVYVIEVNPRSSRTVPFLSKITEVPMANLATKAILGQKLTDLGYKNGLVPSKEGVYVKVPVFSFSKLTKVDISLGPEMKSTGEVMGKDTTLEKALYKGLIAAGRKVPMHGSILFTVADKHKEEAAALAERFHEVGFRIWATEGTAKYFGEKGIPCKIGYKIGEEDVNLIDLIQKGKVQYVVNTTTKGKQAERDGFQIRRMSVENGVPCLTSMDTVEAILKVIESMSFKMETM from the coding sequence ATGAAAAGAAACGACATAAAAACAATTTTAGTAATCGGTTCAGGACCCATCATCATCGGTCAGGCAGCTGAATTTGATTACGCAGGAACGCAGGCTTGTCTGTCTTTGAGAGAAGAAGGCTACAAGGTGATTTTGATCAATTCAAACCCTGCGACGATTATGACGGATGTAGAAATCGCAGATAAAGTATACATCGAGCCGATTTCCCTTCAGTTTGTAAGCCACATCATCAGAAAAGAACGTCCTGATGCGCTTTTACCAACCCTGGGAGGGCAAACGGGTCTGAACATGGCGGTAGAACTTGAAAAATCAGGGATCCTTGAAGAATGTAAGGTGGAAGTATTGGGAACGAAGCTTTCTGCGATCAACAGAGCAGAAGACAGGGACCTTTTCCGTGAACTGATGAGAGAGCTGAACGAGCCCGTACCTGAGTCGGATATTGTTAATACCGTGGAAGGAGCGCTTCGTTTCGCTGATGAGATCGGATACCCGGTGATTGTTCGTCCTGCCTTTACCATGGGAGGAACAGGAGGTGGAATTGCCTCTAATGAAACTGAATTGAAGGAAATTGCAGAATTAGGATTGAAATACAGCCCTGTAACGCAGTGTCTTATTGAGAAATCAATTGCAGGTTTCAAAGAAATTGAATACGAAGTAATGCGTGATGCAAACGACAATGCCATTGTGGTTTGTAACATGGAAAATATAGATCCGGTAGGCGTGCACACGGGAGATTCTATCGTGGTGGCACCTTCCCAGACGCTTTCTGACAGGGAATACCAGTTATTGAGAAATGCTTCCCTTAAAATCATCAGAGCTTTGGGAATTGAAGGAGGATGTAATGTACAGTTGGCCCTTGATCCACATTCATTTGATTACTATATCATCGAGGTGAATCCAAGAGTATCTCGTTCATCTGCATTGGCAAGTAAAGCAACAGGATATCCGATTGCCAAAATTGCAGCGAAAATTGCGGTAGGTTTAACACTTGACGAAATCATGAATCCGGTAACAGGTAAAACATATGCTTGTTTTGAACCGGCTCTTGATTATGTGGTAACCAAATTCCCGAGATTCCCGTTCGATAAATTTGAAACGGCGGACAGAAGACTTTCTACTCAAATGAAAGCCACCGGAGAAGTAATGGCCATCGGAAGAAATTTTGAAGAGTCTTTACAGAAAGCGATCCGTTCCCTGGAAACCGGAATCAGACATTTAGGATTAAAAACAAAGCAGGCTGAAGCGCTGACGGCTGAAGAAATCGAAAGAAGAATCAGAGTGTGTGATGATGAAAGATTATTCATCATCGGAGATGCTTTGAGAAGAGGATACGACTGGGAACAGATTGTAGAATGGAGCAAAATTGACAAATTCTTCATCTGGAAACTGAAAAAATTAGTTGACTTCGAAAAAGTAATCGCTGCTAATAAATTTGACAAAGCAACTGTAATTGAAGCTAAAAAATTAGGCTTTGCAGATATGAATATCGCCTACCTTTGGGAAGTGAAGCAGCGTGAAGTTTTCGATTTCAGAAAAGAAAACGGAATCATGCCGGTGTACAAAATGGTAGATACCTGTGCGGCGGAGTTTGAAAGTGAAACACCCTATTTCTACGGAACGTACGAAGAAGAAAACGAAAGCGTAGTTTCAGATAAGGAAAAGATCATCGTTCTGGGTTCAGGACCTATCCGAATCGGGCAGGGAGTAGAATTCGACTATGCAACGGTTCACTCGGTTTGGGCGATTAAAGAAATGGGCTACGAAGCTATCATCATCAACAACAACCCTGAAACGGTTTCTACAGACTTCTCGATCTCTGATAAATTATACTTCGAGCCGCTAACGGAAGAAGATGTAATGAATATTATTGATTTGGAAAAACCAAAAGGGGTAGTAGTACAGTTCGGAGGGCAGACAGCCATCAACCTTGCTGATAAACTTGCTTCACACGGAGTTCAGATTCTGGGAACTTCACTGGAAGACCTTGACAGAGCTGAAAACAGGGATAAATTTGAAAAAGCACTTCAGGAGATGGGAATTCCTCAGCCATTAGGGAAAACATCCACCTCAAAAGAAGAAGCCATAAAAATTGCCAACGAAATCGGGTATCCGGTTCTGGTACGTCCAAGCTACGTATTGGGCGGACGTGCGATGGAAATCGTGTACGGAGAAGCTGAGCTGGCCTATTACATGGAAAATGCAGTGGAAGCAAGCCCTAAGCACCCTGTTTTGGTTGATAAATATATGGTAGGAAAAGAAATCGAGATCGATGCGATCTGCGATGGCGAAACCGTAGTGATCCCTGGAATCATGGAGCACATCGAAAGAGCAGGAGTACACTCCGGAGACTCTATTGCGGTTTATCCTACACAGAATGTTTCCCAGAAAGAGATCGATACTCTGGTAGATTATACCCAGAGACTGGCAAAAGGCCTGAACGTTATCGGTCTAATGAATATCCAGTACGTTCTTTTCGAAGGAAATGTCTACGTAATTGAAGTGAATCCACGTTCCTCAAGAACAGTTCCATTCCTTTCTAAAATTACAGAAGTTCCTATGGCCAATCTGGCTACAAAAGCGATCTTAGGACAAAAACTTACAGATTTAGGATATAAAAACGGACTGGTTCCAAGTAAGGAAGGAGTCTATGTAAAAGTACCTGTGTTCTCTTTCTCAAAACTAACGAAAGTAGATATCTCCCTGGGACCTGAAATGAAGTCTACAGGAGAAGTAATGGGTAAAGATACCACACTGGAAAAAGCCCTTTACAAAGGATTGATCGCGGCAGGAAGAAAAGTTCCGATGCACGGTTCTATACTCTTCACAGTAGCAGACAAGCACAAAGAAGAGGCGGCAGCACTTGCAGAAAGATTCCACGAAGTAGGATTCAGAATCTGGGCTACCGAAGGAACAGCGAAATACTTTGGAGAAAAAGGAATTCCCTGCAAAATAGGATACAAGATCGGAGAAGAGGATGTAAACCTGATCGACCTGATCCAGAAAGGAAAAGTACAGTATGTTGTAAATACCACCACCAAAGGGAAGCAGGCAGAAAGAGACGGATTCCAGATCAGAAGAATGAGTGTGGAAAACGGAGTTCCTTGTCTGACATCAATGGATACGGTAGAAGCCATCCTGAAAGTAATTGAAAGCATGAGCTTTAAAATGGAGACGATGTAA
- a CDS encoding carbamoyl phosphate synthase small subunit — MKKKLILESGEVFHGEGFGAELETAGEVVFNTGMTGYQELISDPSYCGQIVCMTYPLIGNYGINRDDYESIEPAIKGLIVKELCDLPSNFRTQITLDELFKKKNLSGISGIDTRRLTRILRNSGVVKGKIVNAESDENEVVTELKGTNFPTNQVETVSTKTAYANPGRGLKVVLVDFGSKLGIIRELSQRNCDITVVSHDITAEEILLMNPDGIMLSNGPGDPEDNPQALEMIRGLLGKVPIFGICLGHQLIGLACGAKTFKLKFGHRGGNHPVLDLEKNKVSITSQNHGYAVDQESLKGTDLIETHIALNDRTNEGLKHKIHPCFSVQYHPEASPGPEDANYLFDEFLDLMYQFKNVTV, encoded by the coding sequence ATGAAGAAAAAATTAATACTGGAGTCCGGTGAAGTGTTTCATGGAGAAGGTTTCGGAGCAGAACTGGAAACAGCCGGAGAAGTAGTTTTCAATACCGGAATGACAGGGTATCAGGAGCTGATCTCCGATCCGTCATACTGCGGTCAGATTGTTTGCATGACCTATCCGCTTATCGGAAATTATGGTATTAACCGTGATGATTATGAAAGTATCGAGCCGGCTATTAAAGGGTTGATCGTAAAGGAACTTTGCGACCTGCCTTCCAATTTCCGTACCCAGATTACTTTAGATGAATTATTTAAAAAGAAAAACCTTTCAGGGATTTCAGGAATCGATACGAGAAGACTCACCAGAATTCTTCGTAATTCCGGAGTCGTAAAAGGAAAAATCGTAAACGCTGAATCTGACGAAAACGAAGTGGTTACAGAACTGAAAGGGACTAATTTCCCAACCAATCAGGTAGAAACCGTTTCTACAAAAACAGCCTACGCCAATCCGGGAAGAGGCCTGAAAGTGGTTTTAGTGGATTTCGGTTCCAAATTAGGAATCATCAGAGAGCTGTCTCAAAGAAATTGTGACATTACCGTAGTTTCCCACGACATTACAGCGGAAGAAATCCTCTTAATGAATCCGGACGGAATCATGCTTTCCAACGGTCCCGGCGACCCTGAAGACAATCCACAGGCCCTTGAAATGATCCGCGGATTATTAGGAAAAGTTCCGATCTTCGGAATTTGTCTGGGACATCAGCTGATCGGCCTGGCGTGCGGAGCCAAAACTTTCAAACTGAAATTCGGGCACAGAGGAGGAAACCACCCGGTACTGGATCTGGAGAAAAACAAAGTATCCATCACTTCCCAGAACCACGGATATGCTGTAGATCAGGAAAGCCTTAAAGGAACAGACCTTATCGAAACCCACATCGCATTGAACGACAGAACCAACGAAGGACTGAAACACAAAATCCACCCTTGCTTCTCCGTTCAATACCACCCCGAAGCAAGCCCGGGCCCTGAAGACGCGAATTATTTGTTTGATGAATTCCTAGATTTAATGTACCAATTTAAAAATGTAACAGTTTAA
- a CDS encoding Lrp/AsnC family transcriptional regulator, protein MDLKDKMILSIIQEDSTLSVKEISEKIGLTFTPTYERIKQLEKHGIIEKYVGLLNREKLGLNIVVYCNVRLKEQSQKVLETFEKNIMKYDEVQEIISLSGEYDYMLKIIAKDINSYNDFAVNVISNLPNIGQYHSSIVLHEVKKSTKFKIDLE, encoded by the coding sequence ATGGATTTAAAAGACAAAATGATTCTCAGTATCATTCAGGAAGACTCTACTTTATCGGTGAAAGAAATTTCAGAAAAGATAGGTCTTACGTTTACTCCTACTTATGAACGTATAAAACAGCTGGAGAAGCATGGCATTATTGAGAAATATGTGGGTCTTCTGAACCGTGAAAAACTGGGTTTGAATATTGTGGTATACTGTAATGTCCGCCTCAAGGAACAATCCCAGAAAGTACTGGAAACGTTTGAGAAGAACATTATGAAATACGATGAAGTTCAGGAGATCATCAGTCTTTCGGGCGAATATGATTATATGCTTAAGATCATTGCCAAGGATATTAATTCTTATAATGATTTCGCGGTGAATGTGATCTCAAATCTTCCCAATATCGGTCAGTACCATAGTTCTATTGTGCTTCATGAGGTGAAAAAGTCTACTAAATTCAAGATTGATCTTGAGTAA
- a CDS encoding four helix bundle protein: MINFENNPLIEKTVKFSLDIIEFCELLESNKKFVIAKQLLRSGTSIGANSFEAQNPYSKKDFVNKIKIAAKELEETKYWLYLCKHSRNYPFDDKLETQIVEIGKIIYKILSTSLSKENGQ; this comes from the coding sequence ATGATCAATTTCGAGAACAATCCTTTAATTGAAAAAACAGTAAAATTCTCTTTAGATATTATTGAATTTTGTGAGTTATTGGAAAGTAACAAGAAATTTGTCATTGCTAAACAGTTATTACGTTCAGGAACAAGTATTGGAGCAAACTCTTTTGAAGCACAGAATCCATATAGCAAAAAGGATTTTGTGAATAAAATAAAGATTGCGGCCAAAGAGCTTGAAGAAACAAAATATTGGTTATATCTGTGCAAACACTCCAGAAATTATCCTTTTGATGATAAATTGGAAACACAGATCGTAGAAATCGGAAAAATTATTTATAAAATTCTAAGCACAAGTTTATCTAAGGAAAACGGTCAGTAA
- a CDS encoding alpha/beta hydrolase: MNKNNRITISFIASIFIMLISLTACREDTFDKELVREFSITSNINGSTYPVKVAVPKNYSSSTKYKTIYVLDSKWDFDDVAREVQTQSENFHRSDVLVVGIGWGNDRLDDYLPVPYKNGSGRADLFVRFINEELIPKIEQDFHASGIREDRAILGHSAGGLFGAYCFTSYPDVFGNYLALSPALWIGGQVVLKEEKKNRAGNQSRTGTFFLATGEIEEGGMRPTVEALRQILNQHYNGFSKGYHLAKGLDHMGSKKPNIRKAVTFYFQQL; encoded by the coding sequence ATGAATAAAAACAACCGGATAACCATTTCTTTCATCGCCAGCATTTTTATTATGCTTATTTCTTTGACGGCTTGCCGGGAAGATACTTTTGACAAAGAACTCGTACGGGAATTTTCTATTACTTCCAATATTAACGGAAGTACTTACCCTGTTAAAGTCGCAGTACCCAAAAATTATTCATCGTCAACAAAGTATAAAACCATTTATGTACTGGATTCGAAATGGGATTTTGATGATGTAGCACGGGAAGTTCAGACGCAATCCGAAAATTTCCATCGCAGTGATGTATTGGTAGTAGGTATTGGCTGGGGAAACGACAGACTGGATGATTATCTGCCCGTACCGTATAAAAATGGAAGCGGCAGGGCTGATCTGTTTGTAAGGTTTATTAATGAAGAGCTGATCCCGAAGATTGAGCAGGATTTTCACGCATCCGGCATCCGGGAAGACAGGGCGATCCTTGGCCATTCTGCGGGAGGATTGTTCGGGGCTTACTGCTTTACCAGTTATCCTGATGTTTTCGGTAATTATCTTGCTTTAAGCCCGGCGCTTTGGATCGGGGGTCAGGTTGTTCTTAAGGAGGAAAAGAAGAACCGGGCCGGCAATCAGTCCCGAACCGGCACATTCTTTCTGGCAACCGGCGAAATTGAAGAAGGAGGAATGCGTCCAACGGTAGAAGCTCTCCGTCAGATCCTGAACCAGCATTACAACGGTTTCTCGAAAGGCTATCATCTCGCAAAAGGGTTGGACCATATGGGTTCTAAAAAGCCGAATATCAGGAAAGCGGTCACATTTTATTTTCAACAACTTTAA